The Candidatus Sulfotelmatobacter sp. genomic sequence CTCGCGGACCGCGGCGTCACCGGCGTCGAAGCGCTGCTGCGCTGGCGCGACCCGCAGCGCGAGGGCCTCGTGTCGCCGGCCGAGTTCATCCCCATCCTCGAGGAAACGGGGTTGATCGTCGAGGTCGGACGCTGGGCGATCGCGGAGGCCGCGCGGCAGCACGCGGCGTGGAGCCGCGCGGGACTGCGCGCACCGCGGGTCGCGGTCAACGTCTCGGTCGAGCAGATTCGTGCCGGAACCGTGCTCGACGACGTGCGGTGCGCGATCGCGAAGAGCGGCTCGGCCGGCATCGACCTCGAGGTGACCGAGAGCGGCGTGATGGGCAACATCGGCGAGGCGATCGCGGTCCTCGGCGCGATTCGCGAGCTGGGCGTCGGCATCGCGATCGACGACTTCGGGACCGGCTACTCGTCGCTGGCCTACGTGTTCCGTCTGCCGATCACCAGTTTCAAGATCGACCGCAGCTTCGTGAGCGGGATGACGGCCGACGCGAACATGGTCAGCATCGTCTCGACGATGATCTCGCTCGGGCGCGACCTGGGTCTGGGTGTCGTCGCGGAAGGCGTCGAGACGGAGGAAGAGGCGAAGCTGCTGCGCTTGCTGCGCTGTGAGGAGATGCAAGGATTTCTGGCCGCGCGGCCGATGCCGGCCGAAGCCCTCGAGCGGTGGCTGACGAGCTGGCCGTAGGAGCCGGCAGTTTCGATCGGGTAGGCGGGCACATGACGTTTGCGACCGCCGATCTCGTCGACGCGCACCAGGAACGGCTCCAGAGCTGCGCGCTGCAACTCCGCTCCTACGGCGCCCGCCCCGCGTTCGCGGGCGCGATCCGCACCGTGCGCACCTTCGAGGACAACGCGCTGCTCAAAGAGGTGCTCTCGACGCCGGGTAACGGCGGCGTGCTCGTCGTCGACGGCGGTGGTTCGCTGGGGCGCGCGCTCGTCGGTGACGTCATCGCGGGGCTCGCGCTGGAAAACGGCTGGAACGGCATCGTCATCAACGGCGCGATTCGCGACGTCGTCGCGTTGGCGAAGCTCGATTTCGGGCTCAAAGCACTCGGTTCGAACCCGATGAAGAGCGCCAAGGCGCGCGTGGGCGAGGTCGACGTGCCGGTCGCGTTCGGCGGCGTAACCTTCACGCCCGGCGCGTGGCTCTACAGCGACGAAGACGGCATCCTCGTCAGCGCGACGCCGCTCGAAGCCGAATAGCGCAGCGACGCGATCGATGTGCCAACCAGCAGGCACATGAAGTCGCTACGCTCCGTGTATGGGAGAGGTCGTTTCACTGCTCGACGCGCCGCAGCTCTTTGCCGATGAGCCGGCGCGCGCGCGCCCGGATGCTTCGGCAAAACGGAAGCGTGATACCAAGAGCGTCGGCGATATCTCCGAGGCGCGCGTGCTGACGGCGCTCATGGAAGCCGGCTACGTCGTGTCGCGGCCGTTCGGTGAAAACCAACGGTACGATCTCGTGATCGACGACGGGCAACGTCTGTATCGCGTGCAGGTAAAGACGGGGCGCTTGCGCGGCGCAGTGATCGCGTACAGTTGCTCGAGTTCGCACGCGCATCGAAACGGCGTGCAGCGGCCATATTTCGGTGAAATCGACTACCTAGCGGTCTACTGCCCGCAGACGAGAAAGGTGTACCTCCTGCCCGAGCAGGAGTTCGTCGCCACGGCGGCTCACCTTCGCGTGTCGCCCGCCCGAAACAACATGGTGAAGGGGATCCGATGGGCGTCCCGGTTCGAGCTGCCGTAGCTCAGTGGTAGAGCACGTCCTTGGTAAGGACGAGGCCGTGGGTTCAATCCCCACCGGCAGCTCCAGTCTCGCAAGACCTTCCCGGCGCGGAGGGTCTTGTCGCTTTCTTGAGTAGCTGTCCGACGCTATGCCAGCTACGGTTTCCACGGACAGCGCCAAGCGCGCGCTCCTCGAGCACCTGATCGATGACGCCGGACTCTTTCCGCCCGCTCGCCTGCCCATGCGCGAAGCCCTGCGGGCGCACGCTCGCCACAACGAGAGCGCCTACGCGTGGGTCGGCGGCCGCTTCGTGGCCCCGGCCTCACGGCTGGACGAGCTGGCGAGGACGCGCATCGGGGACGCGCCGCTCGACCTGGCGATCGTGCTCGACGCCGCGACGCAAGGCGCCAAGGGCAACACGATCCGCGCCGACCTGCATCGCACCGAGCGCGTCCGCGCGCTGCCGGGCGTGACGGTCTCGGCGCTCGAGGTCCGCATTCCCGGACCGGCCCTCGACGCGGGCGCGCTGGGCGCCGCGGTGGGCGAGGTCGCGATCGGGTGGCCGAGCGATCCGGTCCCGTTCTGGTACGAACCGACCTTCAACGCCGGCTGGGTCACGCCGCCGGAGACCGCGCTGGCGGCGCTCGCCGCTGCGCGCGAGAGCGCGCCCGCCAACGTCACCGTCGGTGCCAAGCTGCGCTGCGGCGGTCCGACGCCGGCCGCGCTGCCGGAGGTCGACGACGTCGCCGCGTTCCTGATCGCCGCGCAGGCGCACGGGGTGCCGTGGAAGGCGACGGCGGGGCTGCACCATCCGGTCCGCGGCCGTCACGGCGAGACGGAGACGGCGCACGGCTTCCTCAACGTCTTCCTGGCCGGCGTGCTGCTGCACGCGGGCGCGATCGAGCCGAGCGCCGTGGTCGACGTGCTGGCGGAAGAAGATGCGCGCGCGTTCCAAGTCGATCCGCTGCACGTCGGCTGGCGCGACGCGCGCGTCGAGGCGGAGGCGGTCGCGGCCGCGCGCGCGCAGTGCGTCGCGTTCGGCAGCTGCAGCTTCGACGAACCGGTGAACGGCCTGCGCGAGCTCGGCCTGCTGGCGTGATCGATCCCGCCGATTACGGCCTGGACAACCTTCCCTTCGGCGTCGTCGAATACGACGACCGCGTCTTCCCGGCGGTCGCGTTCGAAGATCGCGTCGTCGACCTCGACGCGCTGGTCGGCGCGAACGTGCTCGACGAAGAGAGCCTGCGCGGTGCGAGCACGCTCAACGCGTTCCTCGGCCGCGGCCACAGCGTCTGGTCCGCGGTCCGCGCGCGCTTACAGCAGCTGCTGGGACCCGCCGCGGCAGGCCACGAGCGCGCCGCCGTCGCCCGCGCGTCGCATCCGCGCGACGCGGTGCGCGAGTGCCTGCCGGTCGCGATCGGCGACTACGTCGACTTCTACTCCTCGATCGAGCACGCCACCAACGTCGGCGAGATCTTGCGGCCCGGGACACCGCTGTTGCCGAACTACCGGCACATCCCGATCGGCTACCACGGGCGTTCGGGCACCGTGGTGCTGAGCGGGACGTCGATTCGGCGTCCGCACGGCCAGCGCAAGCCGACCGGTGCCGACGCGCCGGTCTTCGGGCCGACGCAACAGCTCGACGTCGAGCTGGAGATGGCCTGGATCGCCGGACCCGGGAACGACTTGGGCGTGCCGATCGGCGCCAACGCCGTGCGCCCGCACGTCTTCGGCTACGTGTTGCTCAACGACTGGAGCGCACGGGACATCCAAGGCTGGGAGTATCAGCCGCTCGGACCGTTCCTGGGGAAGTCGTTCGGGACGTCGATCTCGCCGTGGATCGTCACCCTCGACGCGCTCGAACCGTTCCGGGTCGCGGAGCGCGCGCGCGATCCCGAGCCGTTGCCGTATCTGCGCGCGAACCTGCCGTGGGCGTACGACGTCGAGCTGGAGATGCTGCTGGTCACGCCGCGTATGCGCGAGCACGCGCACCCGCCGCTGACGATCTCGCGCACCAACCTGCGCGGCATGTATTGGACGGTCGCGCAGCAGCTCGCGCACGTCACGTCCAACGGCGCGACGATCAGGCCCGGCGATCTGTTCGGCACCGGAACGATCTCCGGGCCGACGCCGGGCTCCGAAGGGTCGCTGCTCGAACTGACGCACCGGGGCGCACGGCCGCTCGCGCTTCCGGGGCGCGAGACGCGCGGATTCCTCGAGGCCGGCGACACCGTCATCATTCGCGGGCGCGCGACGAACGGGGCGGCGCGGGTGGGTTTCGGCGAGGTCGTCGGCACGATCGTCGGCTGAGGAACGACGGAAAACGCGGTCCTGACGGCGTACAGCGGGGAACAGCCACCTCGGTCGATCGTATGTTTGATCGCCAGCACTGCACTTTGTCTTCGAGGCTCCGTCGGAGGTCTCCATGCGCTCCCGCTCCGTCGCACGGTTCATCGCCATCGCTGGTCTGGTCGCACTCGGCAGCGGCTGCGCCGGCTCTCGCGGTTCCA encodes the following:
- the rraA gene encoding ribonuclease E activity regulator RraA, giving the protein MTFATADLVDAHQERLQSCALQLRSYGARPAFAGAIRTVRTFEDNALLKEVLSTPGNGGVLVVDGGGSLGRALVGDVIAGLALENGWNGIVINGAIRDVVALAKLDFGLKALGSNPMKSAKARVGEVDVPVAFGGVTFTPGAWLYSDEDGILVSATPLEAE
- the fahA gene encoding fumarylacetoacetase gives rise to the protein MIDPADYGLDNLPFGVVEYDDRVFPAVAFEDRVVDLDALVGANVLDEESLRGASTLNAFLGRGHSVWSAVRARLQQLLGPAAAGHERAAVARASHPRDAVRECLPVAIGDYVDFYSSIEHATNVGEILRPGTPLLPNYRHIPIGYHGRSGTVVLSGTSIRRPHGQRKPTGADAPVFGPTQQLDVELEMAWIAGPGNDLGVPIGANAVRPHVFGYVLLNDWSARDIQGWEYQPLGPFLGKSFGTSISPWIVTLDALEPFRVAERARDPEPLPYLRANLPWAYDVELEMLLVTPRMREHAHPPLTISRTNLRGMYWTVAQQLAHVTSNGATIRPGDLFGTGTISGPTPGSEGSLLELTHRGARPLALPGRETRGFLEAGDTVIIRGRATNGAARVGFGEVVGTIVG
- a CDS encoding group I intron-associated PD-(D/E)XK endonuclease translates to MGEVVSLLDAPQLFADEPARARPDASAKRKRDTKSVGDISEARVLTALMEAGYVVSRPFGENQRYDLVIDDGQRLYRVQVKTGRLRGAVIAYSCSSSHAHRNGVQRPYFGEIDYLAVYCPQTRKVYLLPEQEFVATAAHLRVSPARNNMVKGIRWASRFELP